One part of the Salvelinus fontinalis isolate EN_2023a chromosome 4, ASM2944872v1, whole genome shotgun sequence genome encodes these proteins:
- the LOC129853298 gene encoding LIM/homeobox protein Lhx6-like isoform X3, protein MYWNNEVPSPLPEENKVLLDNVFVKQSHSDGESHADVKEESPLLPSPPVTPSMCSHPTLASPTPVRSTAKNQCANCGTEIQDRYLLKVNNLNWHVGCLECSVCRVSLRQHNSCYIKNKEIFCKLDYFSKFGTKCGQCRRQVYASDWVRRARGSVYHLACFACYSCKRQLSTGEEFGLVEGRVLCRAHYDTMVENLQRAAENGTGLTLEGAFPSDQDGQPKPAKRARTSFSAEQLQVMQSQFNQDNNPDAQTLQKLSDMTGLSRRVIQVWFQNCRARHKKHPPPQHNGHLQGAPHPHSRIPPSLPDNLYSPFSSPDRPHLLALHGYIDSHPFSMLSAPNHLTHPGMTLPQLPISR, encoded by the exons TCTCACTCGGACGGGGAGTCTCACGCAGATGTAAAAGAAGagtctcctctcctgcccagtcCTCCGGTAACACCGTCTATGTGCTCGCACCCGACCCTGGCCTCCCCGACGCCAGTTCGGTCCACGGCGAAAAACCAGTGTGCCAACTGCGGCACAGAGATCCAAGACAGATACCTACTGAAA GTGAACAATTTGAATTGGCACGTGGGATGTCTGGAGTGTTCAGTCTGCAGAGTATCATTACGTCAGCACAATAGCTGCTAcatcaaaaacaaagaaatatttTGCAAATTGGATTATTTCAG TAAGTTTGGCACCAAGTGTGGCCAGTGCAGGCGCCAGGTGTATGCCAGTGACTGGGTGCGGCGGGCGCGGGGCAGTGTGTACCACCTGGCCTGCTTCGCCTGCTACTCCTGTAAGAGGCAGCTGTCCACAGGGGAGGAGTTTGGTCTGGTGGAGGGCAGGGTGCTATGTCGAGCCCACTACGACACCATGGTGGAGAACCTCCAGAGAGCGGCTGAGAACG GGACGGGTCTCACTTTGGAGGGAGCCTTCCCCTCTGATCAGGATGGCCAACCCAAACCAGCCAAGAGAGCACGTACTTCCTTCAGCGCTGAGCAGCTACAG GTGATGCAGTCTCAGTTTAACCAAGACAACAACCCTGATGCCCAGACTCTACAGAAGCTGTCAGACATGACAGGACTGAGCAGACGGGTCATACAA GTTTGGTTTCAAAACTGCAGAGCAAGACATAAAAAGCACCCTCCCCCCCAGCACAACGGTCACCTCCAGGGAGCCCCCCATCCCCACTCCAGAATCCCCCCCTCACTGCCAGACAACCTCTACTCCCCCTTCAGCAGTCCCGACAGACCACACCTGCTGGCTCTGCATGGATACATAGACA GTCATCCCTTCTCGATGCTGTCCGCCCCTAACCACCTCACCCACCCAGGCATGACCTTACCACAGTTACCTATCAGCCGCTAA
- the LOC129853298 gene encoding LIM/homeobox protein Lhx6-like isoform X2, with product MSHSDGESHADVKEESPLLPSPPVTPSMCSHPTLASPTPVRSTAKNQCANCGTEIQDRYLLKVNNLNWHVGCLECSVCRVSLRQHNSCYIKNKEIFCKLDYFSKFGTKCGQCRRQVYASDWVRRARGSVYHLACFACYSCKRQLSTGEEFGLVEGRVLCRAHYDTMVENLQRAAENGTGLTLEGAFPSDQDGQPKPAKRARTSFSAEQLQVMQSQFNQDNNPDAQTLQKLSDMTGLSRRVIQVWFQNCRARHKKHPPPQHNGHLQGAPHPHSRIPPSLPDNLYSPFSSPDRPHLLALHGYIDSHPFSMLSAPNHLTHPGMTLPQLPISR from the exons TCTCACTCGGACGGGGAGTCTCACGCAGATGTAAAAGAAGagtctcctctcctgcccagtcCTCCGGTAACACCGTCTATGTGCTCGCACCCGACCCTGGCCTCCCCGACGCCAGTTCGGTCCACGGCGAAAAACCAGTGTGCCAACTGCGGCACAGAGATCCAAGACAGATACCTACTGAAA GTGAACAATTTGAATTGGCACGTGGGATGTCTGGAGTGTTCAGTCTGCAGAGTATCATTACGTCAGCACAATAGCTGCTAcatcaaaaacaaagaaatatttTGCAAATTGGATTATTTCAG TAAGTTTGGCACCAAGTGTGGCCAGTGCAGGCGCCAGGTGTATGCCAGTGACTGGGTGCGGCGGGCGCGGGGCAGTGTGTACCACCTGGCCTGCTTCGCCTGCTACTCCTGTAAGAGGCAGCTGTCCACAGGGGAGGAGTTTGGTCTGGTGGAGGGCAGGGTGCTATGTCGAGCCCACTACGACACCATGGTGGAGAACCTCCAGAGAGCGGCTGAGAACG GGACGGGTCTCACTTTGGAGGGAGCCTTCCCCTCTGATCAGGATGGCCAACCCAAACCAGCCAAGAGAGCACGTACTTCCTTCAGCGCTGAGCAGCTACAG GTGATGCAGTCTCAGTTTAACCAAGACAACAACCCTGATGCCCAGACTCTACAGAAGCTGTCAGACATGACAGGACTGAGCAGACGGGTCATACAA GTTTGGTTTCAAAACTGCAGAGCAAGACATAAAAAGCACCCTCCCCCCCAGCACAACGGTCACCTCCAGGGAGCCCCCCATCCCCACTCCAGAATCCCCCCCTCACTGCCAGACAACCTCTACTCCCCCTTCAGCAGTCCCGACAGACCACACCTGCTGGCTCTGCATGGATACATAGACA GTCATCCCTTCTCGATGCTGTCCGCCCCTAACCACCTCACCCACCCAGGCATGACCTTACCACAGTTACCTATCAGCCGCTAA
- the LOC129853298 gene encoding LIM/homeobox protein Lhx6-like isoform X1: protein MTRKIYPKPQSHSDGESHADVKEESPLLPSPPVTPSMCSHPTLASPTPVRSTAKNQCANCGTEIQDRYLLKVNNLNWHVGCLECSVCRVSLRQHNSCYIKNKEIFCKLDYFSKFGTKCGQCRRQVYASDWVRRARGSVYHLACFACYSCKRQLSTGEEFGLVEGRVLCRAHYDTMVENLQRAAENGTGLTLEGAFPSDQDGQPKPAKRARTSFSAEQLQVMQSQFNQDNNPDAQTLQKLSDMTGLSRRVIQVWFQNCRARHKKHPPPQHNGHLQGAPHPHSRIPPSLPDNLYSPFSSPDRPHLLALHGYIDSHPFSMLSAPNHLTHPGMTLPQLPISR, encoded by the exons ATGACAAGAAAAATCTATCCCAAACCTCAGTCTCACTCGGACGGGGAGTCTCACGCAGATGTAAAAGAAGagtctcctctcctgcccagtcCTCCGGTAACACCGTCTATGTGCTCGCACCCGACCCTGGCCTCCCCGACGCCAGTTCGGTCCACGGCGAAAAACCAGTGTGCCAACTGCGGCACAGAGATCCAAGACAGATACCTACTGAAA GTGAACAATTTGAATTGGCACGTGGGATGTCTGGAGTGTTCAGTCTGCAGAGTATCATTACGTCAGCACAATAGCTGCTAcatcaaaaacaaagaaatatttTGCAAATTGGATTATTTCAG TAAGTTTGGCACCAAGTGTGGCCAGTGCAGGCGCCAGGTGTATGCCAGTGACTGGGTGCGGCGGGCGCGGGGCAGTGTGTACCACCTGGCCTGCTTCGCCTGCTACTCCTGTAAGAGGCAGCTGTCCACAGGGGAGGAGTTTGGTCTGGTGGAGGGCAGGGTGCTATGTCGAGCCCACTACGACACCATGGTGGAGAACCTCCAGAGAGCGGCTGAGAACG GGACGGGTCTCACTTTGGAGGGAGCCTTCCCCTCTGATCAGGATGGCCAACCCAAACCAGCCAAGAGAGCACGTACTTCCTTCAGCGCTGAGCAGCTACAG GTGATGCAGTCTCAGTTTAACCAAGACAACAACCCTGATGCCCAGACTCTACAGAAGCTGTCAGACATGACAGGACTGAGCAGACGGGTCATACAA GTTTGGTTTCAAAACTGCAGAGCAAGACATAAAAAGCACCCTCCCCCCCAGCACAACGGTCACCTCCAGGGAGCCCCCCATCCCCACTCCAGAATCCCCCCCTCACTGCCAGACAACCTCTACTCCCCCTTCAGCAGTCCCGACAGACCACACCTGCTGGCTCTGCATGGATACATAGACA GTCATCCCTTCTCGATGCTGTCCGCCCCTAACCACCTCACCCACCCAGGCATGACCTTACCACAGTTACCTATCAGCCGCTAA